A part of Solibacillus sp. FSL H8-0538 genomic DNA contains:
- a CDS encoding IS1182 family transposase codes for MISKQETFNLSPYMALYDLIIPKDNMLRQINELVDFSFILDELKSKYCLDNGRNAIPPIRMFKYLLLKVIHDLSDADLVERSKYDMSFKYFLEMAPEDDVIDSSSLTKFRRLRLQDVNLIDLLIQKTVEIALEKGLLLSKMVIVDATHTKARYNQKSPKEFLQEKSKNVRKAVYQLDENMVGKFPEKPTSNEVTEELDYCRQVVEVVETQSKVAQIPAVKEKLNVLKEVIDDYENQLSYSNDPDARVGHKSADSAFFGFKTHIAMSDERIITAAVVTTGEKSDGHYLQELVEKSKEAGMEIETVIGDAAYSAKDNLQYAKSKELQLISKLNSVITNGSGQRKIEFDYNKDAGMFVCPAGHLAIRKALSKNKNKNKNPKMAFYFDIEKCKVCQMREGCYKDEAKSKTYNVTIKSIEHEEQAAFQETDAFKQLAKNRYKIEAKNSELKNPHGYKTAISAGLFGMQIQGATTIFAVNLKRILKLLNEKV; via the coding sequence ATGATTTCTAAACAGGAAACATTCAATTTGAGCCCGTACATGGCGTTGTACGATTTAATTATCCCAAAGGACAATATGCTTCGCCAAATTAATGAACTTGTGGATTTCTCATTTATTCTAGACGAACTAAAATCGAAATACTGTTTAGATAATGGCCGTAACGCGATTCCACCGATTCGTATGTTTAAATATTTACTATTAAAAGTGATTCATGATCTATCGGATGCCGACCTTGTCGAGCGTTCAAAATACGATATGTCCTTTAAATATTTTTTAGAGATGGCACCAGAAGATGATGTAATCGATTCAAGTTCACTGACAAAATTCCGTCGACTTCGTCTCCAAGATGTGAATTTAATAGATTTACTGATTCAGAAAACAGTTGAAATTGCCTTAGAAAAAGGGCTACTACTAAGTAAAATGGTCATCGTTGACGCTACCCATACAAAGGCTCGTTATAATCAAAAATCGCCAAAAGAATTTTTACAGGAAAAATCTAAAAATGTACGTAAAGCCGTGTATCAACTCGACGAAAACATGGTTGGAAAATTCCCTGAGAAGCCTACGTCAAATGAAGTCACAGAAGAATTAGATTACTGTCGTCAAGTAGTTGAAGTGGTGGAAACGCAATCAAAGGTTGCACAAATCCCGGCTGTGAAAGAAAAATTAAATGTTTTAAAAGAAGTGATTGATGATTATGAGAATCAGTTAAGCTATTCAAATGATCCCGATGCGCGGGTTGGACATAAGTCGGCTGACTCGGCTTTCTTTGGTTTCAAAACGCATATTGCGATGAGTGATGAACGAATTATTACGGCTGCGGTTGTGACAACAGGTGAAAAAAGTGATGGTCATTATCTTCAAGAACTAGTTGAAAAAAGTAAAGAGGCAGGTATGGAAATTGAAACGGTGATTGGTGACGCCGCTTATTCTGCGAAAGATAACTTACAATATGCTAAATCAAAAGAGCTCCAATTAATTTCAAAGTTAAATTCAGTCATTACAAACGGTAGCGGACAACGAAAAATCGAATTTGATTACAATAAAGATGCTGGTATGTTTGTCTGTCCAGCTGGGCATCTAGCTATTCGAAAGGCACTTTCTAAGAATAAAAATAAGAATAAAAATCCGAAAATGGCATTTTATTTTGATATTGAAAAATGTAAAGTCTGCCAGATGCGTGAGGGCTGTTATAAGGATGAGGCAAAAAGTAAAACCTATAATGTGACCATTAAATCAATTGAACATGAAGAACAAGCTGCTTTCCAAGAAACTGATGCATTTAAACAGCTTGCGAAAAACCGTTATAAAATAGAGGCGAAAAATAGTGAATTAAAAAATCCGCATGGCTATAAAACAGCCATATCAGCGGGTTTATTTGGCATGCAAATCCAAGGTGCCACAACGATATTTGCGGTGAATCTCAAACGAATATTGAAACTGCTAAATGAAAAAGTGTAA
- a CDS encoding thermonuclease family protein, with protein MFFSTLLLSACTEETSTDIIETEEIQELVASSNVTAEKHDISKFEQYELQEVIDGDTIRIKYNGSSEKVRFLLVDAPETNHETLGEQPYGLEAKEFVKQLLAGQDSVYLEFDVSYRDKYKRLLAYIYTKDGISVQEQLLKNGLVRVAYIYDPNTKHVDWFKSIQKTAEQAVIGIWSVEDYVTNRGYDKDVYYAAMKEGHQSKVDEDNLNNTSSNSSCEIKGNINSKGNKIYHMPGQRDYENTVAEEMFCTEEEAEAAGFIPAKQ; from the coding sequence TTGTTTTTTTCTACATTGCTGTTAAGTGCATGTACTGAAGAGACTAGTACAGATATTATTGAAACTGAAGAAATTCAAGAGTTAGTAGCTTCATCTAATGTAACTGCTGAAAAGCATGATATAAGCAAATTTGAGCAATACGAATTACAAGAAGTCATTGATGGTGACACAATTAGAATAAAATATAACGGTAGCTCAGAAAAGGTGCGTTTTCTTCTTGTAGATGCACCCGAAACAAATCATGAAACATTGGGTGAGCAACCATATGGGCTTGAAGCGAAAGAGTTTGTAAAGCAGTTATTGGCTGGACAAGATTCGGTGTATTTAGAATTTGACGTTTCCTATCGTGATAAATACAAACGATTATTAGCATATATTTATACTAAAGATGGAATCAGTGTTCAGGAGCAACTCTTGAAAAATGGATTAGTACGAGTAGCATATATTTACGATCCCAATACAAAGCATGTAGATTGGTTTAAATCGATTCAAAAAACTGCAGAACAAGCTGTTATTGGTATTTGGTCAGTTGAAGATTACGTAACAAATCGTGGATATGATAAAGATGTATATTATGCTGCTATGAAAGAAGGACATCAATCTAAAGTAGACGAGGACAACTTGAATAATACTAGCAGTAATAGTAGTTGTGAAATTAAAGGAAATATTAATTCCAAAGGCAACAAAATTTATCATATGCCAGGACAACGTGATTATGAGAATACAGTAGCGGAAGAAATGTTCTGTACTGAAGAAGAAGCTGAAGCAGCTGGGTTTATTCCTGCTAAGCAATAA
- a CDS encoding transposase, whose product MTIVKQMRLFDIQELMEMESSRRFDAILATFDLQPIFQLFRKTTMYGAPRELNYGAMIQSLANRLVERIPTVKDLVKRLKYDLIFRLDCGFLLSDSVPSEASYSRMVDVISQSDVFGQMNDDLIRAAFTKGFLADEHVSYDATHFEARDASKPSEKKEKAPKKRGRKSKEERAAWLAEQAEIEANLTTYEKKLAAQLPIPTATLRQDIPIEPKWGVKKNSDGKNTFWFGFKGHLAVSTKSQYIVACLMSSGNLSDSKAAIPLLKKVAEVVPNQFTTAIFDAGYDYEAIYRQIINQDMKAIIPYVKRRESEILGLDEHFRPTCVREHSYCYDSFDKKYQSLKFTRPKECATCPLCEDSLCQKVFKIKCETDIRKYTYPARGSALWDKLYKERTAFERVNAYLKEYFQLNNVRHRTGRKAKLHFNLVTFIYNACKLAVDRLNAQLNAQNTAA is encoded by the coding sequence ATGACTATTGTAAAACAAATGCGTCTATTTGACATCCAAGAATTAATGGAAATGGAAAGTTCTCGTCGTTTTGATGCGATTTTGGCCACTTTCGATCTACAGCCGATTTTCCAACTGTTCCGTAAAACAACCATGTACGGTGCTCCGCGAGAGTTAAACTACGGTGCGATGATTCAATCATTAGCTAATCGTCTTGTGGAACGCATTCCAACCGTAAAAGATTTAGTGAAACGGCTAAAATATGATCTTATTTTCCGATTAGATTGTGGCTTTCTATTATCAGATTCAGTACCCTCTGAAGCTTCTTATTCACGCATGGTCGACGTGATTAGCCAATCAGATGTCTTTGGTCAAATGAATGATGACCTGATTCGAGCAGCCTTTACAAAAGGGTTTTTAGCTGATGAACACGTTAGTTATGACGCGACACATTTTGAAGCGCGTGATGCGTCCAAACCATCTGAGAAAAAAGAAAAAGCACCGAAAAAACGCGGGCGTAAATCGAAAGAAGAACGTGCTGCTTGGCTCGCGGAACAAGCCGAAATCGAGGCCAATCTCACAACCTACGAAAAGAAATTAGCAGCTCAATTACCGATCCCGACAGCGACACTTCGGCAAGACATTCCGATTGAACCGAAGTGGGGCGTGAAGAAGAATAGTGACGGTAAAAACACGTTCTGGTTCGGCTTCAAAGGGCATTTAGCTGTCTCGACCAAAAGCCAGTACATTGTGGCATGCTTGATGTCGTCCGGCAATTTAAGTGATAGTAAAGCGGCGATTCCCCTATTAAAAAAGGTAGCGGAAGTCGTGCCAAATCAATTTACAACCGCTATTTTCGATGCAGGATATGACTACGAAGCGATTTACCGCCAAATCATAAATCAAGACATGAAAGCGATCATTCCTTATGTGAAACGCCGTGAATCTGAAATTTTAGGCTTGGATGAACATTTCCGTCCAACGTGTGTACGGGAACATAGCTACTGTTACGACAGCTTTGACAAGAAATACCAAAGCTTAAAATTTACACGTCCGAAAGAATGTGCAACGTGTCCATTATGCGAGGATTCACTGTGTCAAAAAGTCTTTAAAATCAAGTGTGAAACGGATATTCGCAAGTATACGTACCCAGCAAGAGGCTCCGCATTATGGGACAAACTATATAAAGAACGTACAGCCTTTGAACGCGTGAATGCCTACTTAAAAGAATATTTCCAATTAAATAATGTCCGTCACCGAACAGGTAGAAAAGCCAAGCTACATTTCAATCTGGTGACGTTTATTTATAATGCCTGCAAATTAGCCGTCGATCGTTTGAATGCACAATTAAATGCACAAAATACAGCTGCATAA
- a CDS encoding GNAT family N-acetyltransferase, with protein sequence MFPVLETKRLVLKELVENDAQNILKCFSNDDVLRYYGQKPLTSIEQVKQIIKNFAEQFKEKSGMKWGIELKETGTIIGTIGLQEWSLEHKRANISYAIFPEKWGNGYASEAVDKVISYGFQELGLERIGAVVFVENKASSQLLIKLGFTKEGTLKKYMYQNDKPYDTDVYSLLK encoded by the coding sequence ATGTTTCCTGTGCTTGAAACGAAACGATTAGTATTAAAGGAATTAGTTGAAAATGATGCTCAAAATATCTTAAAGTGTTTTTCGAATGATGATGTATTACGTTATTACGGTCAGAAACCTCTAACAAGTATAGAGCAGGTAAAACAAATTATTAAAAATTTCGCAGAACAATTCAAAGAAAAAAGTGGAATGAAATGGGGTATTGAACTCAAAGAAACAGGTACTATTATTGGAACAATTGGATTGCAGGAGTGGTCTTTGGAACATAAAAGAGCGAACATAAGCTATGCAATTTTCCCAGAAAAATGGGGTAATGGATATGCTAGTGAAGCTGTTGATAAAGTGATTTCGTATGGGTTTCAAGAACTTGGATTAGAACGTATAGGTGCAGTTGTTTTTGTTGAAAATAAAGCTTCGAGTCAGTTATTAATAAAATTAGGTTTTACAAAGGAAGGTACGCTAAAAAAGTATATGTATCAAAATGATAAACCATACGATACGGATGTTTACTCACTGTTAAAGTAA
- a CDS encoding bacitracin ABC transporter ATP-binding protein, protein MFKENSPFLSDEFLDELAKEINQQYGDNTNEQNKEPISNDD, encoded by the coding sequence ATGTTTAAAGAAAATAGTCCCTTTTTATCTGATGAATTTTTAGATGAGTTAGCTAAAGAAATTAATCAGCAATATGGGGATAACACAAATGAACAAAATAAGGAACCCATTAGTAATGATGATTAG